The following are from one region of the Tenacibaculum dicentrarchi genome:
- the rpiB gene encoding ribose 5-phosphate isomerase B has translation MTIAIGNDHAGTEYKFEIIKFLEKQGHKVINFGTNDSNSMDYPDAIHPTAEAVETKQAEMGIILCGSGNGAQMTANKHQGVRAALCWNNELVALTRQHNNANILTIPARFVSLQQALGFVTIFLNTEFEGGRHANRVNKIACDCL, from the coding sequence ATGACAATAGCCATTGGAAATGACCATGCTGGTACTGAGTATAAATTTGAAATTATAAAATTTTTAGAAAAACAAGGACACAAGGTTATTAATTTTGGAACAAATGATAGTAATAGTATGGATTACCCAGATGCTATTCACCCAACAGCTGAAGCCGTAGAAACTAAGCAGGCTGAAATGGGAATTATTTTATGCGGAAGTGGTAATGGTGCACAAATGACTGCTAATAAACATCAAGGAGTACGTGCTGCTTTATGTTGGAATAATGAATTAGTAGCATTAACTCGTCAACATAATAATGCCAATATTTTAACTATTCCTGCTCGTTTTGTATCATTACAACAAGCTTTAGGTTTTGTAACTATATTTTTAAATACTGAATTTGAAGGAGGAAGACACGCAAACAGAGTTAATAAAATAGCTTGCGATTGTCTATAA